GAGACGGAGGAGGAGAAGGGCCGGACCTATCTCCATCGCGGCATCGCCACCCGCGCCTTCGAACGCCGTTTCCACCTCGCCGACCATGTGAAGGTGACGGGTGCGTCCCATGAGAACGGCATGCTGCATATCGACCTGCAACGCGAAGTGCCCGAAGCGCTGAAGCCGCGCCGGATCGCGATCGCCGGACCCGACACCGTGGAGACGAAGGTGCTCGAGGGCGAGAAGACCGCCGAGGTCTGAGCCCGCGCCGACGCCGTCCGGCATCCGAAAGAAAACGCCCGCCGATCCGGCGGGCGTTGCTGTTTCCGGGGCGGAAGGCCGGGTTACATCCGGCCGATCGACCAGAAGAAGGTCTCGCCCGAGCTGTCGTCCACACCGTCGTTGTCGGTGGAGACGAAGATCTCGCCCTCCGGCGTGACCGCGAGCCCCTCGATCTTGTCGACGGCATAGCCGCCGAAGGATTTCAGGTCGGGGATCAGGTCGCGCACCTCTTCCTTGGAGACCACCGGAAGATCGCCGCCGAGCGGGACCGGCTGCATCTCGGAGACGGGGATGCGGTAGATCATTTTCGTCACGGCAGCCTCGCCGATCTGGTTGTCGCGTTCCACGACATAGACCCAGTCGCCATGGGCGACGATTTCCGACAGGCCGACCCAGCCCGTTTCCGGCTCCGCCTTCTCGTAACGCACCGCGCCCCATTCCTCGGTTTCGAGATCGTAGGCGACGAGCTTCACCGTGTTTTCCGGATCGTCCTTCCACTCGCGCTGAACCGCCATCCAGAGCGTGTCGCCGATCTTCGTGATGCCTTCGAAGCCGTAGCGCAGTTCGTGGGCAAGAAGCTCGGCAGGCAGGCCGATTTCCTCGTCGATCCCGCCATCGGCGCCGACATGGTAGATCGCATGCGGGATCAGGTGGTCGGTGCGCCCTTCGGAGGCGACCCAGTAGCCGCCTTCGCCATCGAGCGTGACGCCCTCCAGGTCGAGCTTCTGCGCCGGATGGCCGTCGCGGGTGATGCGCAGCGCGCCGGTGATGCGCGCCGGTTTTTGCGACGGGTCGATGGTGAAGATGGTCGGCTGGCTGCCATAGACGCTGTCGCTGACGGCATGGATCATGCCGTCCTCGTCCGCCACCATGCCGGAGATCGCCCCCCAGCCGATCAGCTCGTCGGTGCCTTCGGAGGTCAGCGTCGGATAGACCGCCTCACCCTCGGCACGTTCGAAGATCATCACATGCGCACGGGCCAGCCCATCGGCGCCGAGGTCGGTCTCGTTGGCGGAGACGAGCAGGTTGCGCGCCGGAATCGCGGCATAACCTTCCGGCCCGATGCCCGAGGGGAGAACCTGTTTCAGGACCGGGTTCGCCGGGTCGGTCACGTCGTAGACCGCCACCGCGGAGCCACGCTCGGAGCCGACGAAGACATGGGGCGTACCGTCATAGTCCGCGAAT
The nucleotide sequence above comes from Celeribacter indicus. Encoded proteins:
- a CDS encoding Hsp20 family protein, whose protein sequence is MRNFDLAPLYRATVGFDQIADLMDRVLTQDVSQPSYPPYNIEKTAEDGWRISLAVAGFSTGDISIEQREHALIVSARKSETEEEKGRTYLHRGIATRAFERRFHLADHVKVTGASHENGMLHIDLQREVPEALKPRRIAIAGPDTVETKVLEGEKTAEV
- a CDS encoding esterase-like activity of phytase family protein, which encodes MKRQLLLAASVLALGAGAAEAEMTFNRIASFATPDNMAEGEDRTRETSSEIIAASEDGMTLIYTDSPLGVVGLVDITDPKAPRPLGNIAMAGEPTSVAVTGSTAFVAVNTSEDHVNPSGRMVEIDLETQEVVESCALGGQPDSIALSKDGGFLSIAIENERDEDAGDGRTGQMPAGFLTMIRIADGKADCATAQDVDLTGLADISPEDPEPEFVDVNELGETVVTLQENNHIAIVSAEGEVIRHFSAGTVDLTGIDTKDNGELLFTGTQEGRLREPDAVKWIDNDHFAMANEGDMDGGSRGWTIMNKDGSVVYESNSDFEHALVRIGHYPDSRSDAKGVEPESIEFADYDGTPHVFVGSERGSAVAVYDVTDPANPVLKQVLPSGIGPEGYAAIPARNLLVSANETDLGADGLARAHVMIFERAEGEAVYPTLTSEGTDELIGWGAISGMVADEDGMIHAVSDSVYGSQPTIFTIDPSQKPARITGALRITRDGHPAQKLDLEGVTLDGEGGYWVASEGRTDHLIPHAIYHVGADGGIDEEIGLPAELLAHELRYGFEGITKIGDTLWMAVQREWKDDPENTVKLVAYDLETEEWGAVRYEKAEPETGWVGLSEIVAHGDWVYVVERDNQIGEAAVTKMIYRIPVSEMQPVPLGGDLPVVSKEEVRDLIPDLKSFGGYAVDKIEGLAVTPEGEIFVSTDNDGVDDSSGETFFWSIGRM